A genomic segment from Glycine soja cultivar W05 chromosome 20, ASM419377v2, whole genome shotgun sequence encodes:
- the LOC114403325 gene encoding UPF0481 protein At3g47200-like isoform X5: protein MHTGVLYDSYYKPSRFSETRILVMKEMELQENGSIERENKNKDLIIQMEDMLESVELPLVSRCCIYKVPQKIRKVNEAAYTPTIVSIGPFHYGDKRLQSMEELKLRYLKSFLERTQKGLGDCIEYVKESEEVIRSCYSETIEQSSDDLVRTVLTDACFIIEYFLRSLEWTQEDPLLSKPWLRCDVKLDLILLENQLPWFVLEEIFNLTEPSCFNEN, encoded by the exons ATGCACACTGGTGTCCTCTACGACTCTTACTATAAACCTTCGAGATTCAG tgaaacAAGGATATTGGTGATGAAGGAAATGGAGTTACAAGAGAATGGTTcaattgaaagagaaaataaaaataaagatttgaTAATTCAAATGGAAGACATGTTAGAAAGTGTGGAGCTTCCCTTAGTGTCACGTTGTTGTATCTACAAAGTACCTCAGAAAATTCGCAAGGTGAATGAAGCAGCTTATACTCCTACCATTGTTTCCATTGGCCCATTTCACTATGGAGACAAGAGATTGCAATCAATGGAAGAGCTCAAATTGAGATACCTCAAGAGTTTTCTTGAAAGGACTCAAAAGGGGTTAGGAGATTGCATAGAATACGTTAAAGAGTCTGAAGAAGTTATTAGAAGTTGTTATTCAGAGACCATTGAACAAAGCAGTGATGATTTAGTGAGGACTGTTTTGACAGATGCTTGCTTCATAATTGAGTATTTTCTAAGATCTCTAGAGTGGACACAAGAAGATCCTTTATTATCCAAACCATGGTTGAGATGTGATGTGAAGCTTGATCTGATATTACTTGAAAATCAGCTTCCATGGTTTGTTCTTGAAGAGATATTCAACCTGACAGAACCTAGTTGCTTCAATG AAAACTGA
- the LOC114403325 gene encoding UPF0481 protein At3g47200-like isoform X2, with product MHTGVLYDSYYKPSRFRILVMKEMELQENGSIERENKNKDLIIQMEDMLESVELPLVSRCCIYKVPQKIRKVNEAAYTPTIVSIGPFHYGDKRLQSMEELKLRYLKSFLERTQKGLGDCIEYVKESEEVIRSCYSETIEQSSDDLVRTVLTDACFIIEYFLRSLEWTQEDPLLSKPWLRCDVKLDLILLENQLPWFVLEEIFNLTEPSCFNGEVSSFFVVAFHYFKVHFLQSILPGVDISKFTIDHFHMHYQQYIMKPDHIDMQLHNLTDLLRVFYLPPDGMPRREKETVKHLYSASQLVEAGVKLHVGKNKSALELQFEKGVLTIPRFEVCHWTEILIRNVVAIEQCHYPFQTYITDYIFVLDFLIDTSQDVDTLVDKGIMINTLGDSSAVANMVNNLCLNVVQENINGGYIYLCRKLNCFYEDPSHKYKAIFMHDYFSTPWKITSFIAAIVLLFLTLIQATCSVISLFYQK from the exons ATGCACACTGGTGTCCTCTACGACTCTTACTATAAACCTTCGAGATTCAG GATATTGGTGATGAAGGAAATGGAGTTACAAGAGAATGGTTcaattgaaagagaaaataaaaataaagatttgaTAATTCAAATGGAAGACATGTTAGAAAGTGTGGAGCTTCCCTTAGTGTCACGTTGTTGTATCTACAAAGTACCTCAGAAAATTCGCAAGGTGAATGAAGCAGCTTATACTCCTACCATTGTTTCCATTGGCCCATTTCACTATGGAGACAAGAGATTGCAATCAATGGAAGAGCTCAAATTGAGATACCTCAAGAGTTTTCTTGAAAGGACTCAAAAGGGGTTAGGAGATTGCATAGAATACGTTAAAGAGTCTGAAGAAGTTATTAGAAGTTGTTATTCAGAGACCATTGAACAAAGCAGTGATGATTTAGTGAGGACTGTTTTGACAGATGCTTGCTTCATAATTGAGTATTTTCTAAGATCTCTAGAGTGGACACAAGAAGATCCTTTATTATCCAAACCATGGTTGAGATGTGATGTGAAGCTTGATCTGATATTACTTGAAAATCAGCTTCCATGGTTTGTTCTTGAAGAGATATTCAACCTGACAGAACCTAGTTGCTTCAATGGTGAGGTTTcctcattttttgttgttgcttttCACTATTTTAAGGTCCATTTCCTTCAAAGCATATTGCCTGGAGTAGATATTAGCAAGTTCACCATCGATCATTTCCATATGCACTACCAACAATATATAATGAAGCCTGATCATATTGACATGCAATTGCATAACCTCACTGATTTGCTTCGGGTCTTTTACTTACCTCCTGATGGGATgccaagaagagaaaaagaaacagTGAAGCATCTATATAGTGCAAGCCAGCTAGTGGAGGCAGGTGTGAAGCTCCATGTTGGTAAAAACAAAAGTGCACTAGAGTTACAATTTGAAAAAGGTGTGTTGACAAtaccaagatttgaagtttgtcattggACTGAGATTCTTATTAGAAATGTGGTTGCAATTGAGCAGTGTCATTATCCATTTCAAACCTACATTACTGATTACATATTCGTCTTGGATTTCCTTATTGACACTAGCCAGGATGTTGATACACTTGTTGACAAGGGAATCATGATTAACACATTGGGAGATAGCAGTGCAGTTGCAAATATGGTTAACAATCTGTGCCTAAATGTTGTTCAGGAAAATATTAATGGTGGTTATATTTATCTCTGCAGAAAACTGAATTGCTTTTATGAGGATCCTTCCCACAAATACAAGGCAATCTTCATGCATGACTACTTCAGCACTCCTTGGAAAATAACATCTTTCATTGCTGCAATTGTGCTGCTTTTTCTTACTCTAATTCAAGCCACATGTTCTGTTATCTctttattttaccaaaaataa
- the LOC114403325 gene encoding UPF0481 protein At3g47200-like isoform X1 — MHTGVLYDSYYKPSRFSETRILVMKEMELQENGSIERENKNKDLIIQMEDMLESVELPLVSRCCIYKVPQKIRKVNEAAYTPTIVSIGPFHYGDKRLQSMEELKLRYLKSFLERTQKGLGDCIEYVKESEEVIRSCYSETIEQSSDDLVRTVLTDACFIIEYFLRSLEWTQEDPLLSKPWLRCDVKLDLILLENQLPWFVLEEIFNLTEPSCFNGEVSSFFVVAFHYFKVHFLQSILPGVDISKFTIDHFHMHYQQYIMKPDHIDMQLHNLTDLLRVFYLPPDGMPRREKETVKHLYSASQLVEAGVKLHVGKNKSALELQFEKGVLTIPRFEVCHWTEILIRNVVAIEQCHYPFQTYITDYIFVLDFLIDTSQDVDTLVDKGIMINTLGDSSAVANMVNNLCLNVVQENINGGYIYLCRKLNCFYEDPSHKYKAIFMHDYFSTPWKITSFIAAIVLLFLTLIQATCSVISLFYQK; from the exons ATGCACACTGGTGTCCTCTACGACTCTTACTATAAACCTTCGAGATTCAG tgaaacAAGGATATTGGTGATGAAGGAAATGGAGTTACAAGAGAATGGTTcaattgaaagagaaaataaaaataaagatttgaTAATTCAAATGGAAGACATGTTAGAAAGTGTGGAGCTTCCCTTAGTGTCACGTTGTTGTATCTACAAAGTACCTCAGAAAATTCGCAAGGTGAATGAAGCAGCTTATACTCCTACCATTGTTTCCATTGGCCCATTTCACTATGGAGACAAGAGATTGCAATCAATGGAAGAGCTCAAATTGAGATACCTCAAGAGTTTTCTTGAAAGGACTCAAAAGGGGTTAGGAGATTGCATAGAATACGTTAAAGAGTCTGAAGAAGTTATTAGAAGTTGTTATTCAGAGACCATTGAACAAAGCAGTGATGATTTAGTGAGGACTGTTTTGACAGATGCTTGCTTCATAATTGAGTATTTTCTAAGATCTCTAGAGTGGACACAAGAAGATCCTTTATTATCCAAACCATGGTTGAGATGTGATGTGAAGCTTGATCTGATATTACTTGAAAATCAGCTTCCATGGTTTGTTCTTGAAGAGATATTCAACCTGACAGAACCTAGTTGCTTCAATGGTGAGGTTTcctcattttttgttgttgcttttCACTATTTTAAGGTCCATTTCCTTCAAAGCATATTGCCTGGAGTAGATATTAGCAAGTTCACCATCGATCATTTCCATATGCACTACCAACAATATATAATGAAGCCTGATCATATTGACATGCAATTGCATAACCTCACTGATTTGCTTCGGGTCTTTTACTTACCTCCTGATGGGATgccaagaagagaaaaagaaacagTGAAGCATCTATATAGTGCAAGCCAGCTAGTGGAGGCAGGTGTGAAGCTCCATGTTGGTAAAAACAAAAGTGCACTAGAGTTACAATTTGAAAAAGGTGTGTTGACAAtaccaagatttgaagtttgtcattggACTGAGATTCTTATTAGAAATGTGGTTGCAATTGAGCAGTGTCATTATCCATTTCAAACCTACATTACTGATTACATATTCGTCTTGGATTTCCTTATTGACACTAGCCAGGATGTTGATACACTTGTTGACAAGGGAATCATGATTAACACATTGGGAGATAGCAGTGCAGTTGCAAATATGGTTAACAATCTGTGCCTAAATGTTGTTCAGGAAAATATTAATGGTGGTTATATTTATCTCTGCAGAAAACTGAATTGCTTTTATGAGGATCCTTCCCACAAATACAAGGCAATCTTCATGCATGACTACTTCAGCACTCCTTGGAAAATAACATCTTTCATTGCTGCAATTGTGCTGCTTTTTCTTACTCTAATTCAAGCCACATGTTCTGTTATCTctttattttaccaaaaataa
- the LOC114403325 gene encoding UPF0481 protein At3g47200-like isoform X3: MKEMELQENGSIERENKNKDLIIQMEDMLESVELPLVSRCCIYKVPQKIRKVNEAAYTPTIVSIGPFHYGDKRLQSMEELKLRYLKSFLERTQKGLGDCIEYVKESEEVIRSCYSETIEQSSDDLVRTVLTDACFIIEYFLRSLEWTQEDPLLSKPWLRCDVKLDLILLENQLPWFVLEEIFNLTEPSCFNGEVSSFFVVAFHYFKVHFLQSILPGVDISKFTIDHFHMHYQQYIMKPDHIDMQLHNLTDLLRVFYLPPDGMPRREKETVKHLYSASQLVEAGVKLHVGKNKSALELQFEKGVLTIPRFEVCHWTEILIRNVVAIEQCHYPFQTYITDYIFVLDFLIDTSQDVDTLVDKGIMINTLGDSSAVANMVNNLCLNVVQENINGGYIYLCRKLNCFYEDPSHKYKAIFMHDYFSTPWKITSFIAAIVLLFLTLIQATCSVISLFYQK, encoded by the coding sequence ATGAAGGAAATGGAGTTACAAGAGAATGGTTcaattgaaagagaaaataaaaataaagatttgaTAATTCAAATGGAAGACATGTTAGAAAGTGTGGAGCTTCCCTTAGTGTCACGTTGTTGTATCTACAAAGTACCTCAGAAAATTCGCAAGGTGAATGAAGCAGCTTATACTCCTACCATTGTTTCCATTGGCCCATTTCACTATGGAGACAAGAGATTGCAATCAATGGAAGAGCTCAAATTGAGATACCTCAAGAGTTTTCTTGAAAGGACTCAAAAGGGGTTAGGAGATTGCATAGAATACGTTAAAGAGTCTGAAGAAGTTATTAGAAGTTGTTATTCAGAGACCATTGAACAAAGCAGTGATGATTTAGTGAGGACTGTTTTGACAGATGCTTGCTTCATAATTGAGTATTTTCTAAGATCTCTAGAGTGGACACAAGAAGATCCTTTATTATCCAAACCATGGTTGAGATGTGATGTGAAGCTTGATCTGATATTACTTGAAAATCAGCTTCCATGGTTTGTTCTTGAAGAGATATTCAACCTGACAGAACCTAGTTGCTTCAATGGTGAGGTTTcctcattttttgttgttgcttttCACTATTTTAAGGTCCATTTCCTTCAAAGCATATTGCCTGGAGTAGATATTAGCAAGTTCACCATCGATCATTTCCATATGCACTACCAACAATATATAATGAAGCCTGATCATATTGACATGCAATTGCATAACCTCACTGATTTGCTTCGGGTCTTTTACTTACCTCCTGATGGGATgccaagaagagaaaaagaaacagTGAAGCATCTATATAGTGCAAGCCAGCTAGTGGAGGCAGGTGTGAAGCTCCATGTTGGTAAAAACAAAAGTGCACTAGAGTTACAATTTGAAAAAGGTGTGTTGACAAtaccaagatttgaagtttgtcattggACTGAGATTCTTATTAGAAATGTGGTTGCAATTGAGCAGTGTCATTATCCATTTCAAACCTACATTACTGATTACATATTCGTCTTGGATTTCCTTATTGACACTAGCCAGGATGTTGATACACTTGTTGACAAGGGAATCATGATTAACACATTGGGAGATAGCAGTGCAGTTGCAAATATGGTTAACAATCTGTGCCTAAATGTTGTTCAGGAAAATATTAATGGTGGTTATATTTATCTCTGCAGAAAACTGAATTGCTTTTATGAGGATCCTTCCCACAAATACAAGGCAATCTTCATGCATGACTACTTCAGCACTCCTTGGAAAATAACATCTTTCATTGCTGCAATTGTGCTGCTTTTTCTTACTCTAATTCAAGCCACATGTTCTGTTATCTctttattttaccaaaaataa
- the LOC114403325 gene encoding UPF0481 protein At3g47200-like isoform X4, translating into MHTGVLYDSYYKPSRFSETRILVMKEMELQENGSIERENKNKDLIIQMEDMLESVELPLVSRCCIYKVPQKIRKVNEAAYTPTIVSIGPFHYGDKRLQSMEELKLRYLKSFLERTQKGLGDCIEYVKESEEVIRSCYSETIEQSSDDLVRTVLTDACFIIEYFLRSLEWTQEDPLLSKPWLRCDVKLDLILLENQLPWFVLEEIFNLTEPSCFNGEVSSFFVVAFHYFKVHFLQSILPGVDISKFTIDHFHMHYQQYIMKPDHIDMQLHNLTDLLRVFYLPPDGMPRREKETVKHLYSASQLVEAGVKLHVGKNKSALELQFEKEN; encoded by the exons ATGCACACTGGTGTCCTCTACGACTCTTACTATAAACCTTCGAGATTCAG tgaaacAAGGATATTGGTGATGAAGGAAATGGAGTTACAAGAGAATGGTTcaattgaaagagaaaataaaaataaagatttgaTAATTCAAATGGAAGACATGTTAGAAAGTGTGGAGCTTCCCTTAGTGTCACGTTGTTGTATCTACAAAGTACCTCAGAAAATTCGCAAGGTGAATGAAGCAGCTTATACTCCTACCATTGTTTCCATTGGCCCATTTCACTATGGAGACAAGAGATTGCAATCAATGGAAGAGCTCAAATTGAGATACCTCAAGAGTTTTCTTGAAAGGACTCAAAAGGGGTTAGGAGATTGCATAGAATACGTTAAAGAGTCTGAAGAAGTTATTAGAAGTTGTTATTCAGAGACCATTGAACAAAGCAGTGATGATTTAGTGAGGACTGTTTTGACAGATGCTTGCTTCATAATTGAGTATTTTCTAAGATCTCTAGAGTGGACACAAGAAGATCCTTTATTATCCAAACCATGGTTGAGATGTGATGTGAAGCTTGATCTGATATTACTTGAAAATCAGCTTCCATGGTTTGTTCTTGAAGAGATATTCAACCTGACAGAACCTAGTTGCTTCAATGGTGAGGTTTcctcattttttgttgttgcttttCACTATTTTAAGGTCCATTTCCTTCAAAGCATATTGCCTGGAGTAGATATTAGCAAGTTCACCATCGATCATTTCCATATGCACTACCAACAATATATAATGAAGCCTGATCATATTGACATGCAATTGCATAACCTCACTGATTTGCTTCGGGTCTTTTACTTACCTCCTGATGGGATgccaagaagagaaaaagaaacagTGAAGCATCTATATAGTGCAAGCCAGCTAGTGGAGGCAGGTGTGAAGCTCCATGTTGGTAAAAACAAAAGTGCACTAGAGTTACAATTTGAAAAAG AAAACTGA